In the genome of Paenibacillus pabuli, the window TCATGACAGGCTTATATATTTACGGAGAGTTTCTGCACAGTGGCAAAAAATATTTGCTTCTCAGTTCGCTGTTCTTGCCGCTTACGATCATCATATCCTTGCTGATCCGGACATCGGGCAGTTACGGATTTTCGATTGTAATCGATATGAGTAAAACATGGGGGCTGCTTTCCCCGATAATGTGGATTTCTTTGGTGGCTGGCATAGCGGGATTATGGCTTTTGAGTCGATTGACACTTAAGAAACTTGCCATTCGGGATTTGAATTAAGGATATGAAGGATGTACTCAAAAATGAATACAGGATGAAACCGGCACGGACAGGTAACAGACTGGAGTGTACCGGAGGGCGAGGTGCAGGATGTGAAAATACCCATTCAAATTAATGAAAATAGCGCTGAACCTTTATATCACCAAATTGAACATCAGTTAAGATCGTTAATTGTTACAGGTCAGTTGGGGGAGGGAACACTTTTGCCGTCCATTCGTGAGTTTGCCGGATCACTGAATTGCAGTGTTATAACGGTTAGACGGGTCTATCAGGATCTGGAGAATGAAGGGCTGCTTCGTACGAAGCAGGGGACAGGTACATTTGTGGCCCAGGTAGAAGCCGGCGACAGAGAAAATTATAGATTGAAGGCTGCGCAGGATGCCATGCAGGCAGCGGTACAGTCTGGAAAATCGGTAGGATGTACAGAAGAAGAAATGGAGACTCTGTTCCGGGAAGTCCTGAAGGCTGTTTACTCGAAATGAGGGAGTGATTCATACATGGAACCTATAGCAGTTCAGTTGAACGGCGTATCCAAAATGCGAAAACGCAGAGTCATTGGCCCGATTGATCTGACCATCCCGGAAGGGTATGTAGTTGCTATCCTGGGTCATAACGGATCAGGTAAAAGCACACTTCTCAACATGCTGCAACAAGTGGTACTGCCTGATGCAGGGCAGATTATATGGTTTGGGAAGGAACATGAGGGGCCTCTTCCCATTGAGTTGAGACAACAGATCGGTTTTGTGGCTGACAACGGTGGGCTCGAGGAAAACCGGATTTCTGCACAGGAAGCAGCTAATTTTCGGGCCTACTGGTACCCGCGTTGGGATATGAAGTTGTTCGACCAACTGGTTCACGATATGGAAGTACCTGTTGATGTGAAGCTGAACAAGATGTCCAAGGGAGAACGGCGGAAATTCGAGATCGCTGCCGCAATCGCAGCTCGCCCAAGACTATTGCTTTTGGATGAGCCTTCATCAGGACTGGACCCCTTTGCCTGGAAAGTGATGGTCGAGCAGTTCCGTACCTTCATGGCTGAGGGAGACACCACGATTCTGATTGCCACGCATATTGCGGATGAAGTCAAAAGGCTTGCGGATTACATCGTATTGATGCACCGTGGTCAGTCGCTGGGGATGGCCGAGAAAGATATGGTGCTCGATCAGTGGAAAGAAGTCTGGTATGAAGGAGACCTACGACCAGAGAGTATCCCTGGTGTTGTGGAATCTTCTTCGGAAGAGAGAGGGCTGGTTCGCGTCATTACAACCCGGGTCAGCGAAGCACAGGAAAGGCTGGAGCTGGCCAATAACCGGGTATTGAAAATCCGGAACTTGGAATTGGATGAAGTTTTGGCATTCTGGATTGCCGGATATGCACCCGTACAGTGGAAATAACCGAAGGGAGACGATAAATGATGAACCGATTGGAATTGAAGCAGGTAGTCAAGCAATATGCAGACAAAACGGCAGTTAATGGGGTGACGCTTAATGTACAAGAGGGGGAGATTTACGGTCTGCTTGGAGCCAACGGTGCTGGTAAAACAACAACGATGCGTATGGTGCTTGGGCTGATCCACCCGGACGGCGGAAATATCTTGTATAACGGCAAGCCCTATAACACAGAATTGCAGCAGATTATGGGATATCTTCCGGAAGAGCGCGGTTTGTATCCAAAGGTAAAGGTCAGTGAACAGATCAACTATCTGGCCCGTCTGCGCGGTATGAATGGAAAGGATGCGGATCAGAGCCTGAAATATTGGTTGGACCGATTCGAAGTGCCGGAGTATTACGACAAAAAGATTGAGGAACTATCCAAAGGGAATCAGCAAAAGATGGGCTTTATTGCCGCAGTGGTCCACAGACCGCAAATTCTCATTCTGGATGAAGCCTTTAGCGGACTTGATCCGGTCAACGTGGAATTGCTGAAATCTACGGTGAAGGAGTTGCGTGACGAAGGCACAGCCATTCTGTTCTCGACACACCGTATGGAGCACGTTGAAGAATTATGTCGTCAGATAACCATTCTGCATCGTTCCAATACCGTTGTGCAGGGAGAGATCAAGGAGATCAAGAGCCGTTATCCACGTGAGCATGTATTCCTGAGCACCACGGGTAATGTGGGCGGTCTGGAACAGCTGCCAGGTGTGAAAAAGGTAGAGCAGAATGAGCGTGGATACCTGATCCATATTGGTCAGATGGAAGCAGCTCAGGAAATTCTGAGAGCAGCCATGGCTCAGACGACGGTTGAACATTTTGAAATCAAGGAACCAACGCTTAACCAAATCTTTATTCGTGAGGTAGGTGAGTCGAATGAATAAAATGGGGACAATTATCGGATTTACGTTCAAAAACAAAGTAAAAACGAAGTCTTTCATGGTAACGACTATTGTACTTGCACTTTTAATTACGATTGGACTCAATATTCCATATTTCATTACTTTATTCAATGGGGGTTCCATCGGTGGAGGCTCGAGCACGAATCCGGTGAATATCGGCCTGCTGAGTACGGGACAAACGGAGGTAGCCGAGAAGCTGGAGACATA includes:
- a CDS encoding ABC transporter ATP-binding protein, which produces MNRLELKQVVKQYADKTAVNGVTLNVQEGEIYGLLGANGAGKTTTMRMVLGLIHPDGGNILYNGKPYNTELQQIMGYLPEERGLYPKVKVSEQINYLARLRGMNGKDADQSLKYWLDRFEVPEYYDKKIEELSKGNQQKMGFIAAVVHRPQILILDEAFSGLDPVNVELLKSTVKELRDEGTAILFSTHRMEHVEELCRQITILHRSNTVVQGEIKEIKSRYPREHVFLSTTGNVGGLEQLPGVKKVEQNERGYLIHIGQMEAAQEILRAAMAQTTVEHFEIKEPTLNQIFIREVGESNE
- a CDS encoding GntR family transcriptional regulator — its product is MKIPIQINENSAEPLYHQIEHQLRSLIVTGQLGEGTLLPSIREFAGSLNCSVITVRRVYQDLENEGLLRTKQGTGTFVAQVEAGDRENYRLKAAQDAMQAAVQSGKSVGCTEEEMETLFREVLKAVYSK
- a CDS encoding ATP-binding cassette domain-containing protein, yielding MEPIAVQLNGVSKMRKRRVIGPIDLTIPEGYVVAILGHNGSGKSTLLNMLQQVVLPDAGQIIWFGKEHEGPLPIELRQQIGFVADNGGLEENRISAQEAANFRAYWYPRWDMKLFDQLVHDMEVPVDVKLNKMSKGERRKFEIAAAIAARPRLLLLDEPSSGLDPFAWKVMVEQFRTFMAEGDTTILIATHIADEVKRLADYIVLMHRGQSLGMAEKDMVLDQWKEVWYEGDLRPESIPGVVESSSEERGLVRVITTRVSEAQERLELANNRVLKIRNLELDEVLAFWIAGYAPVQWK